Sequence from the Trichocoleus sp. FACHB-46 genome:
CCTACCTTGGCGGCGATCGCTTGGTCAATAGCGGCGGCTAACTCTTGGGGGTTGGGGGGCTTGCCTAGAACGGCGATCGCCCCTAGCTCTAAGCATTGCTGCCGAGAACTCGACTGAATATCCGCAGTCAGGACGATCGCAGGCATCCGGCTCTCCTGATCTCGCAGCTTTTGCAGCACTTCACGACCATCTAGGTCAGGCATCAACAGATCTAGCAAAATACAGTCAGGAGCATGAGTGAGAGCTTTCTCCAGTCCTTCTCGACCACAGCTAGCTTCTACTGTGGTGTGGCCTGCGGCCTGCAAAGTTTTACTAATGAGTCTGCGGGTAAACCACGCATCTTCGACGATAAGAATCAAAGCCATTTCTTTGCCCTAGTGGTTAGTTAGCAGACTCGTACCCTGGCCCAGCTTTGACTGCGCTGACCTGAATCTATGCCTGATCTACATTTGCGTTTAATATTCCCCTGAGAGTCACTAGGTAATCAGAAGGTGATGAGGAGGCAATTAGAGCGGGTAAATAGCGGGCGATCGCACAGCTTGAGGTGGCAACCAAAATGCGCTGAGACAACCTTGAAATGGCAGAGTTAGCTGTTA
This genomic interval carries:
- a CDS encoding response regulator transcription factor translates to MALILIVEDAWFTRRLISKTLQAAGHTTVEASCGREGLEKALTHAPDCILLDLLMPDLDGREVLQKLRDQESRMPAIVLTADIQSSSRQQCLELGAIAVLGKPPNPQELAAAIDQAIAAKVGGITP